In one Rhea pennata isolate bPtePen1 chromosome 17, bPtePen1.pri, whole genome shotgun sequence genomic region, the following are encoded:
- the SBNO1 gene encoding protein strawberry notch homolog 1 isoform X1, with protein MVEPGQDLLLAALSESGISPNDLFDIDSPDVVLATPAPAPAVQQSVPLSALELGLETEATAAVKQEPETVSTPALLNVRQPPSTTTFVLNQINQLPTLGTTIVMTKTTPVTTTRQTITVAKIIQTSTTTRPSVAAPAVRNALTTTPSKDQIQLKDLLKNNSLNELMKLKPPPNIAQPVATAATDLSNGAVKKEASTKEVARIWINDIKMRSFSPTMKVPAVKEEEEPEEEDEEEMGHAETYAEYMPIKLKIGLRHPDPVVETSSLSSVTPPDVWYQTSISEETIDSGWLSALQLEAITYAAQQHETFLPNGDRAGFLIGDGAGVGKGRTIAGIIYENYLLGRKRAVWFSVSNDLKYDAERDLRDIGAKNILVHSLNKFKYGKISSKHNGSVKKGVIFATYSSLIGESQSGGKYKTRLKQLLHWCGEDFDGVIVFDECHKAKNLCPVGSSKPTKTGLAVLELQNKLPKARVVYASATGASEPRNMAYMNRLGIWGEGTPFREFSDFIQAVERRGVGAMEIVAMDMKLRGMYIARQLSFSGVTFKIDEVLLSQDYVKMYNKSVKLWVSARERFQQAADLIDAEQRMKKSMWGQFWSAHQRFFKYLCIASKVKRVVQLAREEIKNGKCVVIGLQSTGEARTLEALEEGGGELNDFVSTAKGVFQSLIEKHFPAPDRKKLFSLLGIDLSAQSNNNSPRDSPCKENKIKKRKGEEITREAKKARKTGGLAGSSSDESESESDASDNEESDNESSKFLSSGDDDDFNPFRDESSEDDEDDPWLIRKDHKKNKEKKKKKSIDPDSIQSALLASGLGSKRPSCFTSTVGTTTSSTNTSANSNTNSSFVTSQDAVERAQQMKKELLDKLEKLAEDLPPNTLDELIDELGGPENVAEMTGRKGRVVSNDDGSISYESRSELDVPVEILNITEKQRFMDGDKNIAIISEAASSGISLQADRRAKNQRRRVHMTLELPWSADRAIQQFGRTHRSNQVTAPEYVFLISELAGEQRFASIVAKRLESLGALTHGDRRATETRDLSRFNFDNKYGRNALEIVMKSIVNLDSPMVSPPPDFPGDFFKDVRQGLIGVGLINVEDRSGILTLDKDYNNIGKFLNRILGMEVHQQNALFQYFSDTLNAVIQNAKKNGRYDMGILDLGSGDEKVRKADVKKFLTPGYSTSGHVELYTISVERGMSWEEATKIWAEQTGPDDGFYLSLQIRNNKKTAILVKEVNPKKKLFLVYRPNTGKQLKLETCADLKKKYKKVPSEDALPHWLEQYNSSADTCTHAYWRGNCKKAGLGLVCEVGLRCRTYYVLCGSVLSVWTKVEGVLASVSGTNVKMQIVRLRTEDGQRIVGLIIPANCVSPLVNLLSTSDQSQQLAVQQQQIWQQHHPQSITNFNNA; from the exons ATGGTGGAGCCAGGACAAGATCTGTTGCTTGCTGCTTTGAGTGAGAGTGGAATCAGTCCAAATGATCTATTTGATATTGATTCTCCAGATGTGGTTCTTGCAACTCCAGCACCAGCTCCAGCTGTTCAGCAG TCAGTGCCGCTTAGTGCATTAGAATTAGGCTTGGAAACTGAGGCCACAGCTGCTGTGAAACAAGAACCAGAGACTGTATCAACTCCAGCCTTATTAAATGTTCGG caACCACCATCTACCACAACCTTTGTGCTGAATCAAATAAATCAACTTCCAACTTTGGGGACTACTATAGTGATGACAAAAACCACACCTGTAACAACTACAAGGCAGACTATCACTGTAGCAAAAATCATCCAGACCAGCACAACAACTCGACCCTCTGTTGCAGCACCAGCAGTACGCAATGCCTTGACCACTACACCTTCAAAGGACCAGATTCAGCTGAAAGATCTGCTAAAGAATAATAGTCTTAATGAACTAATGAAATTGAAGCCACCTCCTAATATTGCCCAGCcggtagcaacagcagcaa ctgatCTAAGCAATGGTGCGGTGAAGAAGGAGGCCTCTACAAAAGAGGTAGCAAGAATATGGATAAATGACATTAAAATGAGAAGTTTTTCACCTACTATG aaagtgCCAGCAgtaaaagaggaggaagaacctgaggaagaagatgaagaagaaatggGCCACGCAGAAACCTATGCTGAGTATATGCCAATAAAAT TAAAAATTGGTCTACGTCATCCTGACCCAGTAGTGGAAACCAGCTCATTGTCCAGTGTAACTCCTCCTGATGTATGGTACCAGACATCAATATCAGAAGAAACAATTGATAGTGGCTGGTTGTCAGCTTTGCAACTTGAAGCAATCACTTACGCAGCCCAG CAACATGAAACATTCCTGCCTAATGGAGACAGAGCTGGATTCTTGATAGGTGATGGTGCTGGTGTAGGAAAAGGAAGGACCATAGCTGGAATAATCTATGAAAATTACTTGTTAGGCAGAAAAAGAGCAGTCTG GTTTAGCGTGTCAAATGATCTGAAATATGATGCTGAAAGAGACTTGAGAGATATTGgagcaaaaaacattttggttcaTTCATTAAACAAG TTCAAGTATGGAaaaatttcttcaaaacataATGGAAGTGTGAAGAAAGGTGTCATTTTTGCCACCTATTCTTCTCTTATTGGTGAAAGTCAGTCTGGTGGTAAATACAAAACCAGATTAAAGCAGCTTCTTCACTGGTGTGGTGAAGACTTTGATGGAGTT ATTGTATTTGATGAGTGTCATAAAGCTAAGAATTTGTGTCCTGTTGGTTCatcaaaaccaacaaaaacagGTCTGGCTGTGTTGGAACTTCAGAATAAACTTCCAAAAGCTAGGGTTGTTTATGCTAGTGCCACAG GTGCATCTGAGCCAAGAAATATGGCATATATGAACCGTCTTGGAATATGGGGTGAAGGAACTCCATTTAGGGAATTCAGTGACTTTATTCAGGCTGTTGAAAGAag ggGTGTTGGTGCCATGGAAATAGTTGCTATGGATATGAAACTGCGAGGAATGTACATAGCAAGACAGTTGAGTTTTTCAGGTGTAACTTTCAAAATTGACGAAGTTCTGCTTTCACAGGACTATGTTAAAATGTACAATAAATCTGTGAAATTG TGGGTTAGTGCCAGAGAGAGGTTTCAACAAGCAGCTGATCTTATTGATGCAGAACAACGAATGAAGAAGTCCATGTGGGGTCAGTTTTGGTCAGCCCATCAGAGGTTTTTCAAGTACCTTTGCATAGCGTCAAAAGTGAAGAGGGTAGTACAGCTAGCTCgagaagaaatcaaaaatggaaaa TGTGTTGTTATTGGACTGCAGTCAACAGGAGAAGCAAGGACATTAGAAGCTTTGGAGGAAGGTGGTGGTGAACTGAATGACTTTGTATCTACAGCAAA AGGAGTATTCCAGTCTCTTATTGAAAAGCACTTTCCAGCTCCTGACAGGAAGAAGCTGTTTAGCTTGTTGGGAATTGACTTGTCTGCTCAAAGTAATAACAATTCACCTAGAGACAGTCcttgcaaggaaaacaaaataaagaaacgGAAAG GTGAAGAAATAACCAGAGAAGCCAAAAAAGCTCGTAAAACAGGTGGTCTTGCAGGTAGCAGCTCTGATGAGAGTGAAAGTGAGTCAGATGCTTCAGACAACGAAGAAAGTGACAACGAGAGCTCCAAATTTTTGAGTTCTGGAGATGATGACGACTTCAACCCATTTAGAGATGAATCCAGTGAAGATGATGAAGATG ATCCCTGGCTAATTAGAAAAGAccataagaaaaacaaagaaaagaaaaagaagaaaagtatagACCCAGATTCTATTCAAAGTGCCTTATTAGCTTCTGGTCTTGGATCAAAACGACCTAGCTGTTTCACTTCTACTGTTGGTACCACCACTTCTAGTACCAACACATCAG cAAACAGTAAtacaaacagcagctttgtaACAAGTCAGGATGCTGTCGAAAGGGCCcaacagatgaaaaaagaacTGCTTGATAAACTGGAAAAGTTGGCTGAAGATCTTCCACCTAATACACTGGATGAGCTTATAGATGAACTTGgtggtcctgaaaatgttgcAGAG atgacagGCCGCAAAGGGAGAGTTGTAAGTAATGATGATGGCAGCATATCGTATGAGTCAAGATCTGAACTTGATGTGCCCGTTGAAATTCTTAAcatcacagaaaagcagaggttCATGGATGGAGATAAG AACATAGCCATAATCTCGGAAGCTGCCAGTTCTGGTATCTCGTTGCAAGCAGATCGTAGAGCTAAGAATCAGAGGCGAAGAGTTCATATGACTCTGGAGCTGCCATGGAGTGCGGATAGAGCAATACAGCAGTTtg GAAGAACTCATAGATCCAACCAAGTGACTGCTCCAGAGTATGTATTCCTAATTTCTGAGTTGGCAGGAGAGCAAAGATTTGCATCTATAGTTGCAAAAAGACTGGAGAGTTTG GGGGCCCTCACTCATGGTGACAGACGAGCTACAGAAACTCGAGACCTCAGCAGATTCAATTTTGACAACAAG tatGGAAGAAATGCTTTAGAGATTGTTATGAAATCCATTGTGAACTTAGACTCTCCAATGGTCTCTCCACCTCCTGATTTTCCTGGAGACTTTTTCAAAG aTGTTCGCCAGGGATTGATTGGCGTAGGCCTGATAAATGTAGAAGACAGATCTGGAATTTTAACGCTTGATAAAG attatAACAATATAGGAAAATTTCTGAATAGAATTCTTGGTATGGAAGTACATCAGCAGAATGCTTTATTCCAGTATTTTTCTGACACGCTAAATGCAGTTATTCAAAATGCTAAAAAGAATGGAAGATATGATATGGGCATCTTAG ATTTGGGCTCTGGGGATGAGAAAGTAAGGAAGGCAGATGTTAAGAAGTTTCTAACTCCAGGATATTCCACCTCTGGACATGTAGAACTATATACA ATCAGTGTAGAGAGAGGAATGTCTTGGGAGGAAGCAACTAAGATCTGGGCAGAACAGACAGGACCAGATGATGGTTTTTATTTATCGTTACAG ataagaAATAACAAGAAAACTGCTATTCTAGTAAAAGAAGTGAATCctaaaaagaagctttttttagTGTACAGACCAAATACAGGGAAACAACTCAAACTAGAAACATGTGCagacctgaaaaagaaatataagaag GTACCTTCTGAAGATGCTCTGCCGCACTGGTTAGAGCAGTACAACTCTTCTGCGGATACCTGTACCCATGCTTATTG GAGAGGCAATTGTAAGAAGGCAGGCTTGGGGTTAGTTTGTGAGGTAGGACTCCGCTGTCGAACCTACTATGTCTTGTGTGGTTCAGTATTGAGCGTCTGGACGAAAGTAGAAGGCGTTCTAGCCTCTGTCAGTGGCACAAATGTGAAAATGCAAATAGTTCGTCTAAGAACAGAAGATGGGCAGAGGATTGTTG gTTTGATCATTCCTGCAAATTGTGTATCACCCCTCGTAAACCTCCTGTCAACGTCAGACCAGTCTCAACAGCTTGCAGTACAACAGCAGCAGATATGGCAGCAGCATCACCCACAAAGTATCACCAATTTCAACAATGCATGA
- the SBNO1 gene encoding protein strawberry notch homolog 1 isoform X2 codes for MGHAETYAEYMPIKLKIGLRHPDPVVETSSLSSVTPPDVWYQTSISEETIDSGWLSALQLEAITYAAQQHETFLPNGDRAGFLIGDGAGVGKGRTIAGIIYENYLLGRKRAVWFSVSNDLKYDAERDLRDIGAKNILVHSLNKFKYGKISSKHNGSVKKGVIFATYSSLIGESQSGGKYKTRLKQLLHWCGEDFDGVIVFDECHKAKNLCPVGSSKPTKTGLAVLELQNKLPKARVVYASATGASEPRNMAYMNRLGIWGEGTPFREFSDFIQAVERRGVGAMEIVAMDMKLRGMYIARQLSFSGVTFKIDEVLLSQDYVKMYNKSVKLWVSARERFQQAADLIDAEQRMKKSMWGQFWSAHQRFFKYLCIASKVKRVVQLAREEIKNGKCVVIGLQSTGEARTLEALEEGGGELNDFVSTAKGVFQSLIEKHFPAPDRKKLFSLLGIDLSAQSNNNSPRDSPCKENKIKKRKGEEITREAKKARKTGGLAGSSSDESESESDASDNEESDNESSKFLSSGDDDDFNPFRDESSEDDEDDPWLIRKDHKKNKEKKKKKSIDPDSIQSALLASGLGSKRPSCFTSTVGTTTSSTNTSANSNTNSSFVTSQDAVERAQQMKKELLDKLEKLAEDLPPNTLDELIDELGGPENVAEMTGRKGRVVSNDDGSISYESRSELDVPVEILNITEKQRFMDGDKNIAIISEAASSGISLQADRRAKNQRRRVHMTLELPWSADRAIQQFGRTHRSNQVTAPEYVFLISELAGEQRFASIVAKRLESLGALTHGDRRATETRDLSRFNFDNKYGRNALEIVMKSIVNLDSPMVSPPPDFPGDFFKDVRQGLIGVGLINVEDRSGILTLDKDYNNIGKFLNRILGMEVHQQNALFQYFSDTLNAVIQNAKKNGRYDMGILDLGSGDEKVRKADVKKFLTPGYSTSGHVELYTISVERGMSWEEATKIWAEQTGPDDGFYLSLQIRNNKKTAILVKEVNPKKKLFLVYRPNTGKQLKLETCADLKKKYKKVPSEDALPHWLEQYNSSADTCTHAYWRGNCKKAGLGLVCEVGLRCRTYYVLCGSVLSVWTKVEGVLASVSGTNVKMQIVRLRTEDGQRIVGLIIPANCVSPLVNLLSTSDQSQQLAVQQQQIWQQHHPQSITNFNNA; via the exons atggGCCACGCAGAAACCTATGCTGAGTATATGCCAATAAAAT TAAAAATTGGTCTACGTCATCCTGACCCAGTAGTGGAAACCAGCTCATTGTCCAGTGTAACTCCTCCTGATGTATGGTACCAGACATCAATATCAGAAGAAACAATTGATAGTGGCTGGTTGTCAGCTTTGCAACTTGAAGCAATCACTTACGCAGCCCAG CAACATGAAACATTCCTGCCTAATGGAGACAGAGCTGGATTCTTGATAGGTGATGGTGCTGGTGTAGGAAAAGGAAGGACCATAGCTGGAATAATCTATGAAAATTACTTGTTAGGCAGAAAAAGAGCAGTCTG GTTTAGCGTGTCAAATGATCTGAAATATGATGCTGAAAGAGACTTGAGAGATATTGgagcaaaaaacattttggttcaTTCATTAAACAAG TTCAAGTATGGAaaaatttcttcaaaacataATGGAAGTGTGAAGAAAGGTGTCATTTTTGCCACCTATTCTTCTCTTATTGGTGAAAGTCAGTCTGGTGGTAAATACAAAACCAGATTAAAGCAGCTTCTTCACTGGTGTGGTGAAGACTTTGATGGAGTT ATTGTATTTGATGAGTGTCATAAAGCTAAGAATTTGTGTCCTGTTGGTTCatcaaaaccaacaaaaacagGTCTGGCTGTGTTGGAACTTCAGAATAAACTTCCAAAAGCTAGGGTTGTTTATGCTAGTGCCACAG GTGCATCTGAGCCAAGAAATATGGCATATATGAACCGTCTTGGAATATGGGGTGAAGGAACTCCATTTAGGGAATTCAGTGACTTTATTCAGGCTGTTGAAAGAag ggGTGTTGGTGCCATGGAAATAGTTGCTATGGATATGAAACTGCGAGGAATGTACATAGCAAGACAGTTGAGTTTTTCAGGTGTAACTTTCAAAATTGACGAAGTTCTGCTTTCACAGGACTATGTTAAAATGTACAATAAATCTGTGAAATTG TGGGTTAGTGCCAGAGAGAGGTTTCAACAAGCAGCTGATCTTATTGATGCAGAACAACGAATGAAGAAGTCCATGTGGGGTCAGTTTTGGTCAGCCCATCAGAGGTTTTTCAAGTACCTTTGCATAGCGTCAAAAGTGAAGAGGGTAGTACAGCTAGCTCgagaagaaatcaaaaatggaaaa TGTGTTGTTATTGGACTGCAGTCAACAGGAGAAGCAAGGACATTAGAAGCTTTGGAGGAAGGTGGTGGTGAACTGAATGACTTTGTATCTACAGCAAA AGGAGTATTCCAGTCTCTTATTGAAAAGCACTTTCCAGCTCCTGACAGGAAGAAGCTGTTTAGCTTGTTGGGAATTGACTTGTCTGCTCAAAGTAATAACAATTCACCTAGAGACAGTCcttgcaaggaaaacaaaataaagaaacgGAAAG GTGAAGAAATAACCAGAGAAGCCAAAAAAGCTCGTAAAACAGGTGGTCTTGCAGGTAGCAGCTCTGATGAGAGTGAAAGTGAGTCAGATGCTTCAGACAACGAAGAAAGTGACAACGAGAGCTCCAAATTTTTGAGTTCTGGAGATGATGACGACTTCAACCCATTTAGAGATGAATCCAGTGAAGATGATGAAGATG ATCCCTGGCTAATTAGAAAAGAccataagaaaaacaaagaaaagaaaaagaagaaaagtatagACCCAGATTCTATTCAAAGTGCCTTATTAGCTTCTGGTCTTGGATCAAAACGACCTAGCTGTTTCACTTCTACTGTTGGTACCACCACTTCTAGTACCAACACATCAG cAAACAGTAAtacaaacagcagctttgtaACAAGTCAGGATGCTGTCGAAAGGGCCcaacagatgaaaaaagaacTGCTTGATAAACTGGAAAAGTTGGCTGAAGATCTTCCACCTAATACACTGGATGAGCTTATAGATGAACTTGgtggtcctgaaaatgttgcAGAG atgacagGCCGCAAAGGGAGAGTTGTAAGTAATGATGATGGCAGCATATCGTATGAGTCAAGATCTGAACTTGATGTGCCCGTTGAAATTCTTAAcatcacagaaaagcagaggttCATGGATGGAGATAAG AACATAGCCATAATCTCGGAAGCTGCCAGTTCTGGTATCTCGTTGCAAGCAGATCGTAGAGCTAAGAATCAGAGGCGAAGAGTTCATATGACTCTGGAGCTGCCATGGAGTGCGGATAGAGCAATACAGCAGTTtg GAAGAACTCATAGATCCAACCAAGTGACTGCTCCAGAGTATGTATTCCTAATTTCTGAGTTGGCAGGAGAGCAAAGATTTGCATCTATAGTTGCAAAAAGACTGGAGAGTTTG GGGGCCCTCACTCATGGTGACAGACGAGCTACAGAAACTCGAGACCTCAGCAGATTCAATTTTGACAACAAG tatGGAAGAAATGCTTTAGAGATTGTTATGAAATCCATTGTGAACTTAGACTCTCCAATGGTCTCTCCACCTCCTGATTTTCCTGGAGACTTTTTCAAAG aTGTTCGCCAGGGATTGATTGGCGTAGGCCTGATAAATGTAGAAGACAGATCTGGAATTTTAACGCTTGATAAAG attatAACAATATAGGAAAATTTCTGAATAGAATTCTTGGTATGGAAGTACATCAGCAGAATGCTTTATTCCAGTATTTTTCTGACACGCTAAATGCAGTTATTCAAAATGCTAAAAAGAATGGAAGATATGATATGGGCATCTTAG ATTTGGGCTCTGGGGATGAGAAAGTAAGGAAGGCAGATGTTAAGAAGTTTCTAACTCCAGGATATTCCACCTCTGGACATGTAGAACTATATACA ATCAGTGTAGAGAGAGGAATGTCTTGGGAGGAAGCAACTAAGATCTGGGCAGAACAGACAGGACCAGATGATGGTTTTTATTTATCGTTACAG ataagaAATAACAAGAAAACTGCTATTCTAGTAAAAGAAGTGAATCctaaaaagaagctttttttagTGTACAGACCAAATACAGGGAAACAACTCAAACTAGAAACATGTGCagacctgaaaaagaaatataagaag GTACCTTCTGAAGATGCTCTGCCGCACTGGTTAGAGCAGTACAACTCTTCTGCGGATACCTGTACCCATGCTTATTG GAGAGGCAATTGTAAGAAGGCAGGCTTGGGGTTAGTTTGTGAGGTAGGACTCCGCTGTCGAACCTACTATGTCTTGTGTGGTTCAGTATTGAGCGTCTGGACGAAAGTAGAAGGCGTTCTAGCCTCTGTCAGTGGCACAAATGTGAAAATGCAAATAGTTCGTCTAAGAACAGAAGATGGGCAGAGGATTGTTG gTTTGATCATTCCTGCAAATTGTGTATCACCCCTCGTAAACCTCCTGTCAACGTCAGACCAGTCTCAACAGCTTGCAGTACAACAGCAGCAGATATGGCAGCAGCATCACCCACAAAGTATCACCAATTTCAACAATGCATGA